In Capsicum annuum cultivar UCD-10X-F1 unplaced genomic scaffold, UCD10Xv1.1 ctg4993, whole genome shotgun sequence, a single genomic region encodes these proteins:
- the LOC124892715 gene encoding uncharacterized protein LOC124892715 produces MASKSIIPDLNKGEKLNGDNYDIWSRKMWYVLEEKNALEGINHVLSLPEEGNTAQNSEVYKSWKKVDSIARGIILTIKFDTYKKRNDQNIKQYLRVMLNMIAQLKSIGHVLSDEQQVQLGAAKAIYNDFMAKSSDSGATDHVSQDREAFVEFRRVSPGSRWIYVGNNARLKVKGIGTCKVDLREGRSLMLHGVLYALEI; encoded by the exons ATGGCATCTAAAAGCATAATTCCTGActtgaacaaaggagaaaaacttAATGGAGACAACTACGACATTTGGAGTCGTAAGATGTGGTATGTACTAGAAGAGAAAAATGCTCTCGAAGGTATTAACCATGTCTTAAGTCTACCAGAAGAGGGCAATACTGCACAAAATAGTGAAGTTTATAAGTCTTGGAAAAAGGTTGATTCCATTGCACGTGGAATCATA CTGACTATCAAGTTTGACACTTACAAGAAGCGTAATGATCAGAACATCAAACAATACCTTAGGGTGATGCTGAATATGATAGCTCAACTCAAAAGTATTGGTCATGTTCTGTCGGATGAGCAGCAGGTTCAG CTCGGTGCTGCTAAAGCTATTTATAATGACTTTATGGCTAAATCAAGTG ACTCAGGAGCCACTGACCACGTGAGTCAAGATCGAGAAGCGTTTGTGGAGTTTCGTCGAGTTTCAcctggatcaaggtggatctatgtAGGAAATAATGCAAGACTTAAAGTTAAAGGGATTGGCACTTGCAAAGTAGATTTGCGTGAAGGCCGGTCTTTAATGTTGCATGGCGTCCTATATGCTCTAGAAATTTGA